In the Mycosarcoma maydis chromosome 6, whole genome shotgun sequence genome, one interval contains:
- a CDS encoding uncharacterized protein (related to beta-1,3-glucan binding protein) has translation MTSRHARGVVQSTDLDDASGIEPMEELREMPSIESVLHDGQLESGSGGIVGDCPAVTTMTMTAKMKNSRKARPAALDREALQTSATRLPACDHVEMQRARIFGNHKDAAVSSGATPASASLGSFRSIPEAGLYHAAINTSLTNVALRSRKACISHIASTTQRKVDKPWLSDHRRTKSHAVAFWTFVLAATTGLIGSALLLYMAYASVPRDKYCLVLDEQFQGRQLNRSIWFYEQQTGGFGNGEFEWTTDHANNTFIQDSTLYMVPTLTSDHVGEAAITNGYTLNLSASDVCTAANRSDVGRCVVTSNITSGEILPPVQSARIMTNFSTTIRYGRVEVRARMPTGSWLWPAIWMLPSTNVYGEWPRSGEIDIVESKGNAPTHRTSDAANNMHSTLHFGPSWLFDGYGFATKIRKLWHSYYDQQFHTFGLDWTPDGIFTWERSRVWRNLQVDFRRTKNFWSLGQFPERMANGTLLTNPWSAVAESTRAAPFDQHFYLILNVAVGGTNGFFQDGLDDNKPWSNHADNARKQFWDSRDQWLPTWPADPTKRGMAVQYVKMWQLC, from the coding sequence atgacTTCAAGACACGCGCGTGGTGTAGTTCAAAGCACTGACCTCGATGACGCTTCTGGGATCGAACCGATGGAAGAGCTTCGAGAGATGCcgagcatcgagagcgTGTTGCACGATGGGCAGTTGGAGAGTGGGAGCGGTGGGATTGTTGGCGACTGTCCTGcagtgacgacgatgacaaTGACGGCCAAGATGAAGAACTCGAGGAAAGCGCGaccagcagcgttggaCCGAGAGGCTCTGCAAACGAGTGCTACGCGCTTGCCAGCGTGCGACCATGTCGAGATGCAACGCGCGCGCATCTTTGGTAATCACAAGGACGCAGCTGTGTCGAGTGGAGCAACACCGGCTAGCGCGTCTCTCGGTTCGTTTCGATCGATCCCCGAAGCTGGACTGTACCACGCAGCGATCAATACATCGCTGACCAACGTCGCTCTGCGATCACGCAAGGCGTGCATCAGCCACATTGCATCTACGACCCAGCGCAAGGTGGACAAACCGTGGTTGTCGGATCATCGACGTACCAAATCGCACGCCGTGGCGTTCTGGACATTCGTGCTGGCGGCGACGACCGGGTTGATCGGATCAGCACTGCTCCTGTACATGGCTTACGCCTCTGTGCCGCGCGACAAATACTGTCTGGTGCTGGATGAGCAGTTTCAAGGCAGACAGCTGAACCGATCCATCTGGTTCTACGAACAGCAAACGGGCGGGTTCGGCAATGGCGAGTTCGAATGGACCACTGATCACGCCAACAACACGTTCATCCAAGACTCGACTCTGTACATGGTGCCGACGCTCACTTCGGACCATGTAGGAGAAGCAGCCATCACCAACGGCTATACGCTCAACCTGAGCGCTTCAGATGTGTGCACAGCAGCGAATCGTAGCGATGTTGGCAGATGTGTGGTGACATCCAACATTACGAGCGGAGAGATTTTGCCGCCGGTGCAGTCGGCAAGGATCATGACGAATTTTTCCACAACAATCCGTTAtggtcgagtcgaggtTCGAGCACGCATGCCAACTGGATCTTGGCTCTGGCCAGCCATCTGGATGCTCCCGTCCACCAACGTGTATGGAGAATGGCCGAGATCAGGCGAAatcgacattgtcgagtCCAAAGGCAACGCTCCCACTCATCGCACTTCTGACGCAGCAAACAACATGCACTCGACCCTACACTTTGGTCCATCGTGGCTGTTTGATGGCTATGGTTTCGCAACCAAGATTCGCAAACTTTGGCATTCCTACTACGACCAGCAGTTCCATACCTTCGGACTCGATTGGACTCCCGATGGCATATTCACCTGGGAACGATCGCGAGTCTGGCGCAACTTGCAGGTGGATTTCCGCCGCACCAAAAACTTTTGGTCTTTAGGCCAGTTTCCAGAGCGCATGGCCAACGGTACGCTGCTCACTAACCCCTGGTCCGCCGTCGCCGAATCAACGCGCGCCGCTCCATTCGACCAGCACTTCTACCTCATCCTCAACGTTGCCGTTGGTGGCACCAACGGCTTTTTCCAGGACGGCTTGGACGACAACAAACCTTGGAGCAATCACGCTGACAATGCGAGAAAACAATTTTGGGATTCCAGAGATCAGTGGCTACCCACCTGGCCAGCCGATCCTACCAAGAGAGGTATGGCGGTCCAATATGTCAAGATGTGGCAGTTGTGTTGA
- a CDS encoding uncharacterized protein (related to Quinate permease) — protein MGPTAGSGKRWVPSKLRHIHEVPSQALNWRLLMAVLSIGLLGASRGMDEGVISGSIGTPAFEHAFNVKKKSSKESNIVAMVQLLSTLGALVGYATSDRFGRVMAGRLSCILIIIGSAMWMASAERIALLYIGRMVTGVGVGISSVCSPVFLVETAPRQIRGLCTSVYSVSIYLGAMLGYAVNLGASRTQDKHKNIIWQIVIILPLVWHTFLLLSTLFLHESPRWLLDQGHVEKATRSLKFYRNLDENHPAMIEETQLMRESIAEEHRQQIAREDALPVDSLLRKYKTLHKLKLVVTSRKNLLKVGLGVMIQLLVQFGGPGAIATYANRIMTLVGASDKNGYVMSVGFGATKLGCGILSSLLLIDLLGRRKTLLIGVFIQGLSMLYVSVFLGLYVQGNHTKGEKHAGQAALAAIFISGASFSAGGNLAQYLVGTEIFEMNVRSIASSIVMAMHYLLQFSATRTLQPMLNSPMGGAGTFAFYAAVSLVLALPFYAIFLPETAGLPLEEIDQVFERPVWSMGRATRAKSASVSSDAFTPKTTLPHLDLESSSASSTGAEDDDKKIDLQSQLRLETRS, from the exons ATGGGCCCAACAGCAGGATCCGGTAAGAGATGGGTTCCGTCCAAGCTTCGGCACATCCATGAGGTTCCGTCGCAGGCGCTCAACTGGCGTTTGCTTATGGCTGTCTTGAGCATCGGCTTGCTCGGTGCCAGTCGAGGTATGGATGAAGGTGTCATCTCGGGATCCATCGGTACACCTGCCTTTGAACATGCCTTTAACGTCAAGAAGAAATCTAGCAAGGAGTCCAACATTGTCGCCATGGTTCAGTTGCTCTCGACCTTGGGTGCTTTGGTCGGATACGCCACCTCGGACCGCTTCGGTCGTGTGATGGCCGGTAGACTCAGCTGCATCCTTATCATCATCGGATCAGCCAtgtggatggcgagcgcCGAACGCATTGCGCTGCTCTACATTGGCCGAATGGTGACAGGTGTAGGCGTTGGTATCTCGTCAGTCTGCTCTCCGGTTTTCCTAGTCGAGACG GCTCCTCGCCAGATCCGTGGTCTCTGCACTTCGGTGTACAGTGTGTCGATCTATCTGGGAGCTATGCTGGGATACGCCGTCAACCTCGGTGCCTCTCGTACACAGGACAAGCACAAGAACATTATCTGGCAAATCGTCATTATCTTGCCCTTGGTGTGGCATACGTTTCTCCTGCTCAGCACCTTGTTCCTCCACGAGTCGCCACGATGGCTGTTGGACCAAGGCCATGTCGAAAAGGCAACTCGTTCGCTCAAATTCTACCGCAACCTTGACGAGAACCACCCAGCTATGATCGAGGAGACCCAACTCATGCGCGAGTCGATCGCCGAAGAGCACCGTCAACAGATCGCACGGGAAGACGCACTTCCTGTGgactcgctgctgcgcaaaTACAAGACGCTtcacaagctcaagctggtcGTGACCAGCCGAAAGAACCTGCTTAAAGTCGGACTAGGCGTTATGATCCAGCTGCTGGTGCAATTCGGAGGTCCTGGAGCCATCGCAACGTACGCCAACCGTATCATGACGCTCGTCGGTGCTTCGGACAAGAACGGCTACGTCATGTCTGTCGGATTTGGCGCCACAAAGTTGGGATGCGGAATtctctcgtcgctcttgctgATCGATCTGTTGGGACGACGCAAGACGTTGCTCATTGGCGTTTTCATCCAAGGTCTCTCGATGCTCTACGTCTCGGTCTTCTTGGGTCTGTATGTGCAGGGCAACCACACCAAGGGCGAAAAGCACGCAGGTCAAGCTGCACTTGCAGCCATCTTCATCTCCGGTGCCAGTTTCTCGGCCGGTGGCAATCTCGCCCAATACCTCGTTGGAACCGAGATCTTCGAGATGAACGTTCGTAGTATTGCCTCGTCGATTGTCATGGCCATGCACTACCTGCTCCAATTTTCGGCCACACGAACTCTGCAGCCGATGCTCAACTCTCCCATGGGTGGAGCTGGTACGTTTGCTTTCTACGCTGCTGTGTCGCTGGTTCTCGCCCTGCCGTTCTACGCCATCTTCCTGCCCGAGACCGCCGGTCTGCCGCTCGAAGAAATCGACCAGGTCTTCGAACGTCCCGTCTGGAGCATGGGCCGTGCCACGCGTGCCAAGTCTGCATCCGTATCGTCCGACGCTTTCACACCAAAGACGACCTTGCctcacctcgatctcgaatcTTCCTCCGCCTCGTCAACAGGTgcagaggacgacgacaagaaaATCGATCTCCAGTCCCAGCTCAGGCTCGAGACTCGATCGTAA
- a CDS encoding putative tricarboxylate secondary active transmembrane transporter — MSTTEKRISPSPMHSLLAGTIAGAVEGFLTYPTEFVKTQAQLASNAAASASKTCSVPKSVPGAVRHISYGALPAHKLNIAAAAAATSAPSTTVPMPKAGASAMQIVRDTWKTRGITGFFSGAGAMVTGNSAKAGVRFLTYDTIQNLLRPKSIDANQKLGMGRSILAGFLAGSAEAMLAVTPSEAIKTRMIQDSLQPAHMRKYKGAIDAVQKIVGAEGLAGLYRGLGATVLRQGANSSVRLTSYSILKSVQTQAGYAKSTAATFASGAGAGLITVYLTMPFDVVKTRMQQSPSTTGATQSKPSIVSCGLDIVKREGVKSLWKGTTPRLTRLIFSGGIAFTAYETVIGWLNPTTVA, encoded by the coding sequence ATGTCGACAACAGAGAAACGAATCTCGCCTTCGCCCATGCactcgctgctcgccggAACCATCGCCGGTGCGGTCGAAGGGTTTCTTACTTACCCGACCGAGTTTGTCAAGACGCAGGCTCAGCTTGCCTCGAATGCAGCCGCAAGTGCCAGCAAGACATGTTCGGTCCCCAAGAGTGTTCCGGGGGCGGTTCGACACATCTCGTATGGTGCATTGCCAGcgcacaagctcaacatcgccgccgccgccgccgccacaTCAGCACCATCAACCACTGTACCGATGCCAAAAGCAGGCGCCTCGGCGATGCAGATTGTCCGGGATACTTGGAAGACTCGCGGGATCACTGGCTTCTTCAGCGGCGCAGGTGCCATGGTTACGGGCAACTCTGCTAAAGCGGGTGTTCGCTTCCTCACGTACGATACGATTCAAAACCTTCTGCGACCAAAGTCGATCGATGCAAACCAGAAGCTCGGAATGGGCAGATCGATCCTTGCCGGCTTCCTGGCTGGATCGGCCGAGGCGATGCTCGCGGTCACGCCTTCCGAGGCGATCAAGACACGGATGATCCAGGATTCGCTGCAGCCTGCTCACATGCGCAAGTACAAAGGCGCCATCGATGCGGTTCAAAAGATTGTGGGCGCTGAGGGCTTGGCTGGTCTGTACAGAGGGTTGGGTGCCACGGTGCTGCGACAGGGAGCAAACTCATCGGTGAGGTTGACATCCTACTCCATCTTGAAATCCGTACAAACGCAAGCAGGCTATGCCAAGtccacagcagcgacaTTCGCATCGGGAGCAGGCGCTGGCTTGATCACCGTCTACCTCACAATGCCGTTTGACGTGGTCAAGACGCGAATGCAACAGTCACCCTCGACCACAGGAGCTACACagagcaagccgagcatCGTCTCGTGCGgtctcgacattgtcaagaGGGAAGGAGTAAAGAGCCTCTGGAAGGGTACCACCCCACGATTGACCAGGTTGATTTTCAGCGGTGGCATCGCGTTTACTGCTTACGAGACGGTTATTGGCTGGCTCAACCCGACCACAGTTGCTTGA
- a CDS encoding uncharacterized protein (related to nitrogen assimilation transcription factor nit-4) has protein sequence MRWKQVHAVPGSNTSDTSRPSQGSSAFSTACDFCRHRKIRCNREQPCDKCQKHGRANTCHFEDGRTKKRQRPNNAACAAVHQDESRVGQLGDELELELEIARVGQLSATPGRHGNVRFNRASSEAAGQVSVDEASRVEAHNTSGQAKDGSHAFANPRLNETAFRHTAETHHAAPVAHTDVRASSVSCSSLNAAVRPHSSSPLPTSPTSSAVASIIADLGDPRHSIGHAERTRASASPSQQATRGVMSNLRVNNRGESRYHGPTSASFNAPEALSEDSRAGIASAQGRLSVDGGGGANPAGGSQEQRVSLDAAVLTDRLTSLAARERQEEVMNVVAGRLDFDGVEPELAIHLLNLHWNRQHHAYLVTYRPLFMRDMAAPPGKAKYFSKLLFHAILFGAAKFSDRINQVRSDVNDPSTAGQQFLERVQQLLPEALIKSRITTVQALLLLACTHYARGSESAAWLHSGLAFRMAIDLGMNEDSIELVASGNMALEELELRRRVVWAAFVIDKIHSLYQGRQASIERRNLYVPIEFHDHFEETEFWTPVAFHRPLSEAEAQSKATARGTNAATPSGYTGPIYSVSTFAELCRLTVIMEKIIQIFYSIDSGARSERAQTEHLIEMRSELAAWRTSLPAHLRIDSSSPAGRSGGQRSRTCPPNLISLHALYHALTILLNRPFLPHGHLRSDDAACGRSSWKACVDAASSISSLMNLYRQTVSMKGAPQLISYINFCAAGIHVRVAAQLQQSNTSSEGANLAAASSRRYELKALRQCLQDFEENQDPNPGVAKAKSVIRNMAERAGILNLLQDDSGEGGLSPINQDDSPPLMNLVGHSGSQANRGGAANRVELVGASALARHASALSMTTPSSSTSIAAAGGATAASAALNRVDAAQNSTSALTPPYEIDFESILASFDHFESAAGPGRDGLFATGTADPNTNSDILFGFLRDYDAPSALSL, from the exons ATGAGGTGGAAACAAGTACACGCTGTACCTGGCAGTAACACCTCGGACACCTCGCGTCCGTCGCAAGGCTCATCGGCTTTCTCTACCGCTTGCGATTTTTGCCGTCACCGAAAG ATTCGTTGCAATCGAGAACAGCCATGCGACAAGTGCCAGAAGCACGGTAGGGCCAACACGTGTCACTTTGAAGATGGTCGAACCAAAAAGCGCCAACGCCCAAACAATGCGGCTTGTGCGGCAGTACATCAAGACGAAAGCCGCGTTGGTCAGCTCGgggacgagctcgagctcgagctcgagatcgccCGTGTTGGTCAGCTTTCCGCGACGCCAGGTCGACACGGTAATGTACGCTTCAACCGCGCTTCATCAGAGGCTGCTGGTCAAGTCAGCGTGGATGAAGCAAGTCGTGTTGAAGCGCACAATACGTCGGGCCAGGCTAAGGACGGCTCACACGCGTTTGCCAATCCACGGCTCAACGAGACTGCGTTCAGACATACCGCAGAGACGCACCATGCTGCTCCAGTAGCCCACACGGACGTGCGTGCATCGTCTGTATcatgctcgtcgctgaaTGCTGCAGTGCGGCCTCACAGCTCGTCACCTCTGCCGACTTCGCCAACTTCGTCGGCGGTCGCTAGCATCATTGCGGATCTGGGCGATCCGAGGCATTCAATCGGACATGCTGAACGGACGCGCGCCTCTGCGTCACCCAGCCAGCAAGCTACACGTGGAGTCATGTCAAATCTGCGCGTCAACAATCGAGGCGAATCGCGATACCACGGTCCGACGAGTGCTTCGTTCAACGCGCCTGAAGCATTGAGCGAGGATTCTCGAGCTGGAATTGCGTCTGCGCAGGGCCGTCTCAGTGTGgatggtggcggtggcgcCAATCCAGCAGGTGGTAGTCAAGAGCAGCGTGTCTCGCTGGATGCAGCCGTGCTCACCGACAGATTGACATCGCTGGCTGCTCGCGAAAGACAGGAAGAGGTGATGAACGTTGTCGCTGGCAgactcgactttgacggTGTAGAGCCTGAGCTGGCGATCCACCTGCTCAACTTGCACTGGAATCGGCAGCATCACGCCTACCTGGTCACGTACCGACCGCTGTTCATGCGGGATATGGCGGCTCCTCCAGGCAAAGCAAAGTACTTTTCCAAGCTACTCTTCCACGCTATCCTGTTCGGTGCCGCCAAGTTTTCAGACCGCATCAATCAGGTCAGGTCAGACGTCAATGATCCCTCGACGGCTGGCCAACAGTTTCTCGAACGCGTCCAGCAACTGTTACCAGAAGCGTTGATCAAGAGCCGCATCACGACGGTGCAAGCGTTGCTGTTACTCGCATGCACGCACTATGCCCGTGGTAGCGAGAGTGCAGCTTGGCTACATTCCGGATTGGCTTTCCGCATGGCGATCGATCTGGGGATGAACGAAGATAGTATCGAGCTGGTTGCATCGGGCAACATGGCactcgaggagctcgagcttcgtcgacgTGTAGTATGGGCCGCGTTTGTGATTGACAAGATCCACTCGCTCTACCAAGGTCGGCAGGCTTCGATTGAACGGCGCAACCTGTATGTGCCCATCGAGTTCCACGACCATTTCGAAGAGACCGAGTTCTGGACGCCTGTTGCGTTTCACCGACCTCTgagcgaggcagaggcgCAAAGCAAAGCTACAGCCAGAGGCACCAACGCCGCCACTCCGAGTGGCTACACGGGACCGATCTACAGTGTTTCTACGTTTGCCGAGCTGTGCAGGCTGACGGTGATTATGGAAAAGATCATCCAGATCTTCTATTCGATCGATAGCGGTGCGCGATCCGAAAGAGCACAAACGGAACACTTGATTGAAATGCGCTCCGAGCTCGCCGCTTGGCGCACGTCGTTGCCTGCACATCTGCGtatcgactcgagctcgccagcAGGTAGAAGTGGCGGCCAACGCTCTCGCACTTGCCCGCCCAATCTGATCTCGTTGCACGCACTCTATCATGCGTTGACGATCCTGCTGAATCGACCATTCCTACCACATGGACATCTTcgcagcgacgatgcagctTGCGGCAGATCGTCATGGAAAGCATGCGTGgatgcagcgtcgagcatctcgagcctCATGAATCTGTATCGTCAGACGGTGAGCATGAAGGGAGCGCCGCAGCTCATCTCATACATCAACTTTTGTGCTGCAGGAATTCACGTTCGTGTAGCAGCACAGCTGCAACAGTCCAACACGTCGAGCGAAGGTGCTAATCTGGCAGCCGCATCCAGTCGCAGATACGAGCTGAAAGCGCTCCGACAATGCCTGCAGGATTTCGAGGAGAATCAAGATCCCAACCCGGGCGTCGCTAAAGCCAAGAGTGTGATCCGCAACATGGCCGAGAGAGCTGGCATTCTCAACCTGCTTCAAGACGACTCGGGAGAAGGTGGATTGTCGCCGATCAACCAAGATGACAGTCCACCGCTGATGAATCTCGTCGGCCACAGTGGTAGCCAAGCGAATCGAGGGGGTGCTGCAAAtcgcgtcgagcttgttggagCAAGCGCACTTGCACGCCATGCGAGCGCGCTGTCCATGACAACACCGTCG